The following proteins are co-located in the Mesorhizobium sp. M1E.F.Ca.ET.045.02.1.1 genome:
- a CDS encoding potassium/proton antiporter: protein MEHAIYLVTLVGTALVVAAAFSSLIAFRFGAPLLLLFLCIGLATGVDGLGIEFDNARLAYFAGSLALAVILFDSGFGTPLNALRQAAGPALSLATVGVVLTTGIFGVAAYYLLNLSSLESSLLGAAVASTDAAAVFFLLRAGEIHLRERVRSTLEVESGTNDPIAIFLTITLVEIIAAHANPEANVLAINLAVGFLINMGLGAVIGVLGGMAIVRLVERLNLDHGLLPIFVLTLSLMVFAAAGAVGGSGFLAVYLAGLVAGNSDIRAVTILKRFQDGMSWLAQIIMFLILGLFATPSQFPAILAPAIMLGLFLIFVARPLAVWLCLIPFRLPRPEVAFVSWVGLRGAVSILLAITPLLGGLEQGRLIFNVAFIIVLVSLVVQGWTVGPLARRLGLIVPARLGPLDKVELELPGSAHHELLAYRVAPGSPVARGERIPRWARPSLVLRDGRSMRFQDMGRLTAGDQVYIFVPDRYPRLLDKLFASRAVVDPEDADFFGAFALDPARSAGELEAAYAPGLTEAEQKLTVAALVTERLGGHAEYADRVMIGPIELIVRDVDEKGRITGLGLSFEPTAPVARVPVFLSAGEIADRVAAFIRNWRKPAEKQAAGDAPNDTAAPEPDGQKATSES from the coding sequence ATGGAGCATGCGATCTATCTTGTGACGCTGGTCGGCACGGCGCTCGTCGTTGCCGCCGCGTTTTCGAGCCTGATCGCCTTTCGCTTCGGCGCGCCCCTGCTGCTCCTCTTTCTCTGCATCGGCCTTGCCACCGGCGTCGATGGGCTGGGCATCGAATTCGACAATGCGCGCCTGGCTTATTTTGCCGGCTCACTGGCGCTGGCCGTCATCCTGTTCGATTCCGGTTTCGGCACGCCGCTCAACGCCTTGCGCCAGGCTGCCGGACCGGCGCTGTCGCTGGCCACTGTCGGCGTGGTCCTGACCACGGGTATTTTCGGCGTCGCGGCCTACTATCTGCTCAATCTCAGCTCGCTGGAATCCTCGCTGCTTGGCGCCGCCGTCGCCTCGACCGACGCGGCGGCGGTGTTCTTCCTGCTGCGCGCCGGCGAAATCCATTTGCGCGAGCGCGTGCGCTCCACCCTCGAGGTCGAATCCGGCACCAACGACCCGATCGCCATCTTCCTGACCATCACTCTGGTCGAGATCATTGCGGCTCACGCCAACCCGGAGGCGAACGTTCTCGCCATCAATCTGGCAGTCGGCTTCCTCATCAATATGGGGCTTGGCGCCGTCATCGGCGTGCTCGGCGGCATGGCAATCGTGCGCCTCGTCGAGCGACTGAACCTCGACCACGGGCTGCTGCCGATCTTCGTGCTGACGCTCTCGCTGATGGTCTTCGCCGCAGCCGGCGCCGTCGGCGGCTCGGGCTTCCTCGCGGTCTACCTCGCCGGCCTCGTCGCCGGCAATTCCGACATCCGCGCCGTCACCATCCTCAAGCGCTTCCAGGACGGCATGTCGTGGCTGGCGCAGATCATCATGTTCCTCATCCTCGGCCTGTTCGCCACGCCGTCGCAGTTCCCGGCGATCCTGGCGCCGGCGATCATGCTGGGCCTGTTCCTGATCTTCGTGGCGCGGCCTTTAGCCGTCTGGCTGTGCCTTATCCCGTTCCGCCTGCCGCGCCCGGAGGTCGCCTTCGTCTCCTGGGTCGGCCTGCGCGGCGCGGTCTCGATCCTGCTTGCCATCACGCCGCTGCTCGGCGGTCTCGAGCAAGGACGTCTGATCTTCAATGTCGCCTTCATCATCGTGCTTGTGTCGCTGGTGGTCCAGGGCTGGACCGTCGGTCCGCTGGCGCGCCGCCTCGGCCTGATCGTGCCGGCGCGGCTCGGACCGCTCGACAAGGTCGAGCTCGAACTTCCGGGCTCAGCGCATCATGAGCTGCTCGCCTATCGCGTGGCGCCCGGCAGCCCGGTGGCGCGCGGCGAGCGCATCCCGCGCTGGGCGAGGCCGTCGCTGGTGCTGCGCGACGGCCGCTCCATGCGCTTCCAGGACATGGGCCGGCTGACCGCCGGCGATCAGGTCTACATCTTCGTGCCGGACCGCTATCCGCGCCTGCTCGACAAGCTCTTCGCCAGCCGCGCCGTGGTCGACCCCGAGGATGCGGACTTCTTCGGCGCATTCGCCCTCGATCCGGCCCGCTCCGCGGGAGAGCTGGAAGCCGCCTACGCGCCGGGTCTCACCGAGGCCGAGCAGAAGCTCACCGTCGCAGCACTGGTCACGGAGCGGCTCGGCGGCCACGCCGAATATGCCGACCGCGTGATGATCGGTCCGATCGAGCTGATCGTGCGCGATGTCGACGAGAAGGGCAGGATCACTGGCCTTGGCCTGTCCTTCGAGCCGACCGCGCCGGTGGCGCGCGTGCCGGTTTTCCTGAGCGCCGGCGAGATCGCCGACCGCGTCGCC
- the tkt gene encoding transketolase, whose amino-acid sequence MTSREQHDRMANAIRFLSMDAVEKANSGHPGLPMGCADIATVLFTRFLKFDARAPHWADRDRFILSAGHGSMLLYSLLYLTGYEDMTIDQIKNFRQLGSKTAGHPEYGHAAGIETTTGPLGQGLANSVGFALGERIMNAAFGNDLVDHYTYVLAGDGCLMEGISQEAIALAGHLKLNKLIVFWDNNNISIDGPVSLADNTDQVARFQASGWNASHIDGTDPEAIAYAIEAARHSDKPTMIACKTTIGFGAPTKAGTNKAHGSPLGAEEIAGARKFFNWESPPFEVPADILDAWRAVGKAGAKARADWEGRLAKADAKLQGEFERRLAGKLPGNFDAVIADYKKKLSADKPKVATRKSSEMALEVINGAVPETIGGSADLTGSNNTKTSQTKNITPDDYGQRYVHYGIREHGMAAAINGLTLHGGLIAYGGTFLCFSDYARPSMRLASLMGIRSIFVMTHDSIGLGEDGPTHQPVEHLAALRAIPNHNVFRPADAVETAECWQLALESKKTPSTLALTRQNLPTVRTEFNEKNLSASGAYELAAANGEAAVTIFATGSEVEVALGARELLEKHGHPTRVVSVPCFELFDQQSEDYRRKTIGNARIKVAIEAGIRQGWDHIIGSDGIFIGMTGFGASGTIEQLYPHFGITAEAAAKAVEARLHGK is encoded by the coding sequence ATGACCTCGCGTGAACAACATGACCGGATGGCCAATGCTATCCGTTTCCTTTCCATGGACGCCGTCGAGAAGGCGAATTCCGGCCATCCGGGCCTGCCCATGGGCTGCGCCGACATCGCCACGGTGCTGTTCACCCGCTTCCTGAAATTCGACGCCAGGGCCCCGCACTGGGCCGACCGCGACCGCTTCATCCTGTCGGCCGGCCACGGCTCGATGCTGCTCTACTCGCTCCTCTACCTCACCGGTTACGAGGACATGACGATCGACCAGATCAAGAACTTCCGGCAGCTCGGATCGAAGACCGCGGGCCATCCCGAATACGGCCATGCCGCCGGCATCGAGACGACCACCGGCCCGCTCGGCCAGGGCCTTGCCAATTCGGTCGGCTTCGCGCTCGGCGAGCGCATCATGAATGCTGCGTTCGGCAACGACCTCGTCGACCATTACACCTATGTGCTGGCCGGCGACGGCTGCCTGATGGAAGGCATCAGCCAGGAAGCCATCGCCCTTGCCGGTCATCTCAAGCTCAACAAGCTGATCGTCTTCTGGGACAACAACAACATCTCGATCGACGGTCCGGTCTCGCTCGCCGACAACACCGATCAGGTCGCCCGCTTCCAGGCCAGCGGCTGGAATGCAAGCCACATCGACGGCACCGATCCGGAAGCGATCGCCTATGCCATCGAAGCCGCCCGCCATTCCGACAAGCCGACGATGATCGCCTGCAAGACGACCATCGGCTTCGGTGCCCCGACCAAGGCCGGCACCAACAAGGCGCATGGCTCGCCGCTCGGCGCCGAGGAAATCGCCGGCGCCCGCAAATTCTTCAACTGGGAGTCGCCGCCCTTCGAGGTGCCGGCCGACATCCTCGACGCCTGGCGCGCGGTCGGCAAGGCCGGCGCCAAGGCACGCGCCGACTGGGAAGGCCGGCTCGCCAAGGCCGACGCCAAGCTGCAGGGCGAATTCGAGCGCCGCCTTGCCGGCAAGCTGCCGGGCAATTTTGACGCCGTGATCGCCGACTACAAAAAGAAGCTCTCGGCCGACAAGCCGAAGGTGGCCACCCGCAAATCCTCGGAAATGGCGCTGGAAGTCATCAACGGCGCGGTGCCGGAAACCATCGGCGGCTCGGCCGACCTCACCGGCTCCAACAACACCAAGACCAGCCAGACCAAGAACATCACGCCCGACGACTACGGCCAGCGCTATGTCCACTACGGCATCCGCGAGCATGGCATGGCCGCGGCGATCAACGGCCTGACGCTGCATGGCGGCCTGATCGCCTATGGCGGCACCTTCCTCTGCTTTTCCGATTATGCCCGCCCCTCGATGCGCCTTGCCTCGCTGATGGGCATCCGCTCGATCTTCGTCATGACGCACGACTCGATCGGCCTCGGCGAGGACGGCCCGACCCATCAGCCGGTTGAGCATCTGGCGGCGCTGCGCGCCATTCCGAACCACAACGTGTTCCGCCCGGCCGACGCGGTGGAGACGGCGGAATGCTGGCAGCTCGCGCTGGAATCCAAAAAGACGCCCTCGACCCTGGCGCTGACCCGCCAGAACCTGCCGACCGTGCGCACCGAATTCAACGAGAAGAACCTCAGCGCCTCCGGCGCCTATGAGCTCGCCGCGGCAAACGGCGAGGCGGCTGTGACGATCTTCGCCACGGGTTCTGAGGTCGAGGTCGCCCTCGGCGCCCGCGAGTTGCTCGAGAAGCACGGTCACCCGACCCGCGTCGTCTCGGTGCCCTGCTTCGAGCTGTTCGACCAGCAGAGCGAGGACTACCGCAGGAAGACGATCGGCAACGCCAGGATCAAGGTCGCCATCGAGGCCGGCATCCGCCAGGGCTGGGACCATATCATCGGCAGCGACGGCATCTTCATCGGCATGACCGGCTTCGGCGCCTCGGGCACCATCGAGCAGCTCTATCCGCATTTCGGCATTACGGCGGAAGCTGCGGCGAAAGCAGTGGAAGCGCGCCTGCACGGCAAGTGA
- the gap gene encoding type I glyceraldehyde-3-phosphate dehydrogenase, giving the protein MTVRVAINGFGRIGRNILRAIHESGRKDIDVVAVNDLGPVETNAHLLRYDSVHGRFPHEVTVDGDQISVGAEKFKVTAIKDPTQLPWKELGVDIALECTGIFTARDKAAAHLTAGAKRVIVSAPSDGADLTVVYGINHDKLTKDHVVISNASCTTNCLAPLAAVLHETVGIEKGMMTTIHSYTGDQPTLDTMHKDLYRARAAALSQIPTSTGAAKAIGLVLPDLKGKLDGISIRVPTPNVSVVDFKFIAKRSTTVQEINEALIAASQGKLKGVLSVTHHPNVSIDFNHDPHSSIAALDQTKVMDGNFVSVLSWYDNEWGFSNRMGDTAVAFGKTIA; this is encoded by the coding sequence ATGACCGTCAGAGTTGCCATCAACGGATTTGGCCGCATCGGCCGCAACATCCTGCGCGCGATCCACGAATCCGGCCGCAAGGACATCGACGTCGTCGCCGTCAATGACCTCGGCCCGGTCGAGACCAATGCGCACCTTTTGCGCTACGACAGCGTGCATGGCCGCTTCCCGCATGAGGTGACGGTCGATGGCGACCAGATCTCCGTCGGCGCGGAGAAGTTCAAGGTCACCGCCATCAAGGATCCGACCCAGCTGCCCTGGAAGGAGCTCGGCGTCGACATCGCGCTCGAATGCACCGGCATCTTCACCGCCCGCGACAAGGCCGCCGCGCATCTGACCGCCGGCGCCAAGCGCGTCATCGTCTCGGCTCCGTCCGACGGCGCCGACCTGACGGTCGTCTACGGCATCAACCACGACAAGCTGACCAAGGACCACGTCGTCATCTCGAACGCGTCCTGCACCACCAACTGCCTGGCGCCGCTGGCCGCCGTGCTGCACGAGACCGTCGGCATCGAAAAGGGCATGATGACGACGATCCACTCCTACACCGGCGACCAGCCGACGCTGGACACCATGCACAAGGACCTCTACCGCGCCCGCGCGGCGGCGCTGTCGCAGATCCCGACCTCGACCGGTGCTGCCAAGGCGATCGGCCTGGTGCTGCCCGACCTCAAGGGCAAGCTCGACGGCATCTCGATCCGCGTGCCGACCCCGAACGTCTCGGTGGTCGACTTCAAGTTCATCGCCAAGCGCTCGACCACCGTGCAGGAGATCAACGAGGCGCTGATCGCCGCCTCCCAGGGCAAGCTGAAGGGCGTGCTCTCGGTCACCCATCACCCGAACGTGTCGATCGACTTCAACCACGATCCGCACTCCTCGATCGCGGCGCTCGACCAGACCAAGGTCATGGACGGCAACTTCGTCTCGGTGCTCTCCTGGTACGACAACGAATGGGGCTTCTCCAACCGCATGGGCGACACGGCTGTCGCCTTCGGCAAGACCATCGCCTGA